The Acidobacteriota bacterium genome has a segment encoding these proteins:
- a CDS encoding NADH-quinone oxidoreductase subunit C — MSDIDIVESLKRDLGAKALEVANPDRRRIFVKVAPADLIAAVTLLRDKYDCAYLATITGLDKGETLEILYHFASTAASLTVRTEVPRTAPRLASICPVIPGAIFYEREIQEMFGIAVEGIPDPRRLNLPDDWPEDQHPLRKDWKHVRPAEVIPGGKS, encoded by the coding sequence ATGTCCGATATCGACATCGTCGAAAGCCTGAAGCGGGACCTGGGGGCCAAGGCCCTCGAGGTCGCCAATCCCGACCGGCGCCGCATCTTCGTCAAGGTCGCGCCGGCGGACCTGATCGCGGCCGTCACCCTGCTCCGCGATAAATACGATTGCGCCTACCTGGCCACGATCACCGGCCTGGACAAGGGCGAGACGCTCGAGATCCTGTACCATTTCGCCTCGACGGCGGCCAGCCTGACCGTGCGGACCGAGGTCCCGCGGACCGCACCGCGCCTCGCCTCCATCTGCCCCGTCATCCCGGGCGCGATCTTCTATGAGCGCGAGATCCAGGAGATGTTCGGGATCGCCGTCGAGGGGATCCCCGATCCCCGCCGCCTCAACCTGCCGGACGACTGGCCCGAGGACCAGCACCCGTTGAGGAAGGACTGGAAGCACGTCCGGCCGGCCGAAGTCATCCCCGGAGGAAAGTCATGA